The Saccharopolyspora gloriosae genome window below encodes:
- a CDS encoding SDR family NAD(P)-dependent oxidoreductase, protein MTTKELEGKKALVTGATSGIGRAIAVRLAQEGATVTTTGRRAELGEQTVRLIEQAGGKGRFIAADVGELDDIARLAQEAGDVDVLVNNAATASYTPTPQQTPAVYQQVFDVNVRATYFLTAALVPSMVERGHGTIINVSSITAVAGAPVGAVYSASKGAVDALTRTWAAEFGPQWIRVNALAPGPVRTDKALELGAELFEQMTPTMPLRRIGEPAEIAEAALFLTSERTGYISGTVLTADGGFTAI, encoded by the coding sequence ATGACGACCAAGGAACTCGAAGGCAAGAAGGCACTCGTCACCGGCGCGACCTCCGGCATCGGCCGGGCGATCGCGGTGCGGCTGGCGCAAGAGGGCGCGACGGTCACCACCACCGGGAGGCGAGCGGAGCTCGGCGAACAGACCGTGCGGCTCATCGAGCAGGCGGGCGGGAAGGGCCGGTTCATCGCGGCCGACGTCGGCGAGCTCGACGACATCGCACGCCTCGCCCAGGAGGCGGGCGACGTCGACGTGCTCGTCAACAACGCGGCCACCGCCTCCTACACCCCCACCCCGCAACAGACGCCGGCCGTGTACCAGCAGGTGTTCGACGTCAACGTGCGCGCCACCTACTTCCTCACCGCCGCGCTCGTCCCGAGCATGGTGGAACGCGGGCACGGCACGATCATCAACGTCTCGTCCATCACGGCGGTCGCGGGCGCCCCGGTCGGCGCCGTCTACAGCGCCTCGAAGGGAGCCGTCGACGCGCTGACCCGTACGTGGGCGGCCGAGTTCGGCCCGCAGTGGATCCGCGTCAACGCCCTCGCTCCCGGCCCGGTCCGCACCGACAAGGCGCTCGAACTCGGGGCCGAGCTGTTCGAGCAGATGACTCCGACGATGCCGCTGCGGCGCATCGGCGAGCCGGCCGAGATCGCGGAAGCCGCGCTGTTCCTGACCTCCGAGCGCACCGGCTACATCAGCGGCACGGTGCTCACCGCCGACGGAGGTTTCACCGCGATCTGA